The following coding sequences are from one Chromatiales bacterium window:
- a CDS encoding alpha/beta hydrolase, whose amino-acid sequence MTDTLEFLTVDTGPDPDACIIWLHGLGADGHDFEPIVPELDLPAGSTVRFLFPHAPVMPVTINGGLAMRAWYDFESLDFDQGENRAQIRDSVAQVTALIDAQRAAGIPGEHLILAGFSQGGVIALHAGLGYRERLGGVMALSTYLPMAQELEARLLLANRGLPVFLAHGRHDDIIPLPAGHRARDWLKEQGFAVEAHDYPMGHGVCTEEIAAIAHWLRARLAG is encoded by the coding sequence ATGACCGATACACTCGAATTTCTCACCGTCGATACCGGCCCCGATCCGGATGCCTGCATCATCTGGCTGCACGGTCTGGGTGCCGACGGCCACGATTTCGAGCCCATCGTCCCCGAGCTCGATCTGCCGGCCGGCAGCACCGTGCGCTTCCTGTTTCCCCATGCCCCGGTGATGCCCGTGACCATCAACGGAGGTCTGGCCATGCGCGCCTGGTACGACTTCGAAAGCCTGGATTTCGATCAGGGCGAGAACCGCGCCCAGATCCGCGACTCGGTGGCGCAGGTGACGGCACTCATCGATGCCCAGCGCGCGGCGGGCATACCTGGCGAACACCTCATCCTGGCCGGCTTCTCGCAGGGCGGCGTCATCGCCCTGCACGCGGGCCTCGGCTATCGCGAACGCCTGGGCGGCGTGATGGCGCTCTCCACCTACCTGCCCATGGCGCAGGAGCTCGAGGCGCGCCTGCTGCTGGCAAACCGCGGGCTGCCCGTATTCCTGGCCCATGGCCGCCACGACGACATCATCCCGCTGCCGGCGGGACACCGGGCACGCGACTGGCTGAAGGAACAGGGCTTTGCCGTGGAGGCCCACGACTATCCGATGGGGCACGGCGTCTGCACGGAGGAGATCGCCGCCATCGCGCACTGGCTGCGCGCACGCCTGGCGGGCTGA
- a CDS encoding sigma-54-dependent Fis family transcriptional regulator, whose product MTDKPRILFVDDDPTAGDLFLRFTRQAPYAVAVHRNPAQALDDFRQQGAQLVITDLSMPEMNGIELLRRIREIHDDVPVIIITGYSTVDNAIEALRLGATDFIKKPYDMEELLLQVDRTLETEALRRENRLLKRQLKDERLRYRMIGNSPAIQNIYAIIDKVADIRCNVIIEGESGTGKELVARAIHNQGPDADRPFIVIDCGALTDTLLESELFGHEKGAFTGATHSKQGLLEAASGGTVVLDEICNISDAMQTKLLRVVQEQQVTRVGGIRPTDIDVRFIVATNRNLEKMVAEGEFRADLYHRLNVVKIQLPPLRERRDDIPALVTSFIEEMNARYRREIEGFDAESMERLRDYSWPGNVRELRNLVERHIALADGRILRLQDDLVSSLHEGDAIDADQPDLAQLEQRYILKLLDRFNGNREKTATALGINKSTLWRKLQQYEKDAPL is encoded by the coding sequence GTGACTGACAAGCCACGCATCCTGTTCGTCGACGACGACCCCACGGCCGGCGACCTGTTCCTGCGCTTCACGCGTCAGGCGCCCTATGCGGTGGCCGTGCACCGCAACCCGGCGCAGGCCCTGGACGACTTCCGTCAGCAGGGCGCGCAGCTCGTCATCACCGACCTGTCGATGCCGGAGATGAACGGCATCGAACTGCTGCGCCGGATCCGCGAGATCCATGACGACGTGCCGGTGATCATCATCACCGGCTACTCCACCGTCGACAACGCCATCGAGGCCCTGCGCCTGGGCGCCACCGACTTCATCAAGAAGCCCTACGACATGGAGGAGCTGCTGCTCCAGGTGGATCGCACCCTGGAGACCGAGGCGCTGCGGCGCGAGAACCGCCTGCTCAAGCGTCAGCTCAAGGACGAGCGGCTGCGCTACCGCATGATCGGCAACTCCCCCGCCATCCAGAACATCTACGCCATCATCGACAAGGTGGCGGACATCCGCTGCAACGTGATCATCGAGGGCGAGTCCGGCACCGGCAAGGAACTGGTGGCACGCGCCATCCACAACCAGGGCCCGGACGCCGACCGTCCCTTCATCGTGATCGACTGCGGCGCGCTCACCGACACGCTGCTGGAGAGCGAGCTGTTCGGTCATGAGAAGGGCGCCTTCACCGGCGCCACCCACAGCAAGCAGGGCCTGCTGGAAGCGGCCAGCGGCGGCACCGTCGTCCTCGACGAGATCTGCAACATCTCCGACGCCATGCAGACCAAGCTGCTTCGCGTGGTGCAGGAACAGCAGGTCACGCGCGTCGGTGGCATCCGCCCCACCGACATCGACGTGCGCTTCATCGTCGCCACCAATCGCAACCTGGAGAAGATGGTGGCCGAGGGCGAGTTCCGCGCCGACCTCTATCACCGGCTCAACGTGGTGAAGATCCAGCTCCCGCCGCTGCGCGAGCGCCGCGACGACATCCCGGCCCTGGTCACCAGTTTCATCGAGGAGATGAACGCCCGTTACCGTCGCGAGATCGAGGGCTTCGATGCCGAGTCGATGGAGCGCCTGCGCGACTACAGCTGGCCCGGCAACGTGCGCGAACTGCGCAACCTGGTCGAGCGTCACATCGCCCTGGCCGATGGCCGCATCCTGCGCCTGCAGGACGACCTGGTCAGCAGCCTGCACGAGGGCGACGCCATCGATGCCGACCAGCCGGACCTCGCCCAGCTGGAACAGCGCTACATCCTCAAGCTGCTCGATCGCTTCAACGGCAACCGCGAGAAGACGGCCACGGCGCTCGGCATCAACAAGTCCACGCTCTGGCGCAAGCTGCAGCAGTACGAGAAGGACGCACCCCTCTAA
- the argH gene encoding argininosuccinate lyase: protein MTDKQQDDKPWGGRFTEATDAFVEAFTASVDFDRRLYRHDIEGSRAHARMLAKVGVLTEEECAAILEGLEAVLLDIERGDFAWSVSLEDVHMNIEARLTDRIGIAGKKLHTGRSRNDQVATDIRLYLRDEIDHLQGEIRRAQLALLDLAEREADTIMPGFTHLQVAMPVTFGHHMLAWFEMLDRDHDRLADCRRRVNVMPLGAAALAGTTYPIDRAYTAGLLGFERPANNSLDAVSDRDFAIEFCAAGALIMTHLSRFAEELVLWASAQFDFVDLPDRFCTGSSIMPQKKNPDVPELLRGKSGRANGNLISLLTLMKGQPLAYNKDNQEDKEPLFDTVDTLRGSLRAFADMVPHLKVKAERMRAAARQGYSTATDLADYLVRKGVAFRDAHEIVGKSVRFGIEQGRDLADLTLDELRQFSDAIEDDVFEVLTLEGSVAARNHLGGTAPEQVRRQVESARARLGE, encoded by the coding sequence ATGACCGACAAGCAGCAGGACGACAAACCCTGGGGCGGCCGCTTCACCGAGGCGACCGATGCCTTCGTCGAGGCCTTTACCGCCTCGGTGGACTTCGACCGCCGGCTCTACCGCCACGACATCGAGGGTTCCAGGGCGCATGCGCGCATGCTGGCCAAGGTCGGCGTGCTCACCGAGGAGGAATGCGCGGCCATTCTCGAGGGGCTGGAGGCGGTGTTGCTGGACATCGAGCGCGGCGACTTCGCCTGGTCCGTCTCGCTGGAAGACGTGCACATGAACATCGAGGCGCGGCTCACCGACCGCATCGGCATCGCCGGCAAGAAGCTGCACACCGGGCGTTCGCGCAACGACCAGGTCGCCACCGACATCCGCCTCTACCTGCGTGACGAGATCGATCACCTGCAGGGCGAGATCCGCCGCGCCCAGCTGGCGCTGCTGGACCTGGCCGAGCGCGAGGCCGACACCATCATGCCGGGCTTCACCCACCTGCAGGTGGCCATGCCCGTGACCTTCGGTCACCACATGTTGGCCTGGTTCGAGATGCTGGACCGCGATCACGACCGCCTGGCCGACTGCCGCCGGCGCGTGAACGTGATGCCGCTGGGCGCCGCCGCGCTGGCCGGCACCACCTATCCCATCGATCGCGCGTACACCGCCGGGCTGCTCGGCTTCGAGCGGCCGGCCAACAACTCCCTGGACGCCGTCTCCGATCGCGACTTCGCCATCGAGTTCTGCGCCGCCGGCGCGCTCATCATGACGCACCTGTCGCGCTTCGCCGAGGAGCTGGTCCTGTGGGCCTCCGCGCAGTTCGACTTCGTCGACCTGCCGGATCGTTTCTGCACCGGTTCGTCCATCATGCCGCAGAAGAAGAACCCGGACGTGCCCGAGCTCCTGCGCGGCAAGAGCGGGCGCGCCAACGGCAACCTCATCAGCCTTCTCACGCTGATGAAGGGCCAGCCGCTGGCCTACAACAAGGACAACCAGGAAGACAAGGAGCCGCTGTTCGACACCGTCGATACGCTGCGCGGCAGCCTGCGCGCCTTCGCCGACATGGTGCCGCACCTCAAGGTGAAGGCCGAGCGCATGCGCGCCGCGGCCCGCCAGGGCTACTCCACCGCTACCGACCTGGCCGACTACCTGGTGCGCAAGGGCGTGGCCTTCCGCGACGCCCACGAGATCGTCGGCAAGTCCGTGCGTTTCGGCATCGAACAGGGTCGCGACCTCGCCGACCTCACCCTGGACGAGCTGAGGCAGTTCTCGGATGCCATCGAGGACGACGTGTTCGAGGTGCTCACGCTGGAAGGTTCGGTGGCCGCACGCAACCACCTCGGTGGAACCGCACCCGAACAGGTGCGCAGGCAGGTTGAATCGGCGCGGGCGCGGCTGGGCGAGTAA
- a CDS encoding HAMP domain-containing histidine kinase yields MHLRTNIFLWVSLATVVPLTAIVLLVTGYSERLHRADVDERLQANLSFVVAEFDRRLSFEREVITALARSPSVERILPVLETVREGRRHPEHRERTQDLASFLGEIQLILKDVGTIRLLEHRANTLVKVRDGAEIPPSFTGLDPFPFAEEEMDDPEFLYFLQTMNPGEVNYLLQPPSLTDYGTAGRVPMLDAVVPLADTIEPLPMGYLTVNSTGVQIDRILELSPRLYNGHLLIAELNPEVPQRDGMVLYDEAAGRLFSTAKTAADNLHARFGGRLMSAVRNAPYGAFDAPDGRSRVYYAEYYPYPNQLTSWVIATRVDTAAITAPFNRIRSGILLFAVVAILASLLLAQLGARRIALPITQLTQQLRDYAGGRRRRSVPMRSTQEINELLDAFDYMVDTLEQARSERDQAESMLLQSAKLASIGEMAAGIGHEINNPLHNILTLAKLIERSLPAGDQATREDLTALTNEAHRASRIVRGILNFARQVPPHYEPTPVQALVEHSLQLVSQAARNQGVRLSTQIASDLVIECDPHQLQQVLINLLLNAIQASNSGDEVRVEAGLDEDGRVRICVCDQGTGVKPEIMDKLFDPFFTTKPVGKGSGLGLSVSLGIIEHHGGTIRLANNEQGGLTVSIVLPLTPHQPGESSD; encoded by the coding sequence GTGCATCTTCGTACCAACATCTTCCTCTGGGTCTCGCTGGCCACGGTCGTGCCGCTCACGGCCATCGTGCTGCTGGTCACGGGCTACAGCGAGCGCCTGCACCGCGCCGACGTGGACGAGCGCCTGCAGGCGAACCTGAGTTTCGTCGTGGCCGAGTTCGACCGGCGCCTGAGCTTCGAACGCGAGGTGATCACGGCGCTGGCCCGCTCCCCCTCGGTGGAGCGCATCCTGCCGGTGCTCGAGACCGTGCGCGAGGGGCGCCGTCACCCGGAGCACCGCGAGCGCACGCAGGACCTGGCGAGCTTTCTCGGCGAGATCCAGCTCATACTCAAGGATGTCGGCACCATTCGGCTGCTCGAACACCGCGCCAACACCCTGGTGAAGGTGCGCGACGGCGCCGAGATCCCGCCCTCGTTCACCGGCCTGGACCCCTTCCCCTTCGCCGAGGAGGAGATGGACGACCCGGAGTTCCTGTACTTCCTGCAGACCATGAACCCGGGCGAGGTGAACTACCTGCTGCAGCCGCCCTCGCTCACCGACTACGGCACGGCCGGCCGCGTGCCCATGCTGGACGCGGTCGTGCCGCTGGCGGACACCATCGAACCGCTGCCCATGGGCTATCTCACCGTGAACTCCACCGGGGTGCAGATCGACCGCATCCTGGAGCTGTCGCCGCGTCTCTATAACGGCCACCTGCTCATCGCCGAGCTCAATCCGGAAGTGCCGCAGCGCGACGGCATGGTGCTCTACGACGAGGCCGCCGGACGCCTGTTCAGCACGGCCAAGACCGCCGCCGACAACCTGCACGCGCGCTTCGGCGGCCGGCTCATGTCGGCCGTGCGAAATGCCCCCTATGGTGCCTTCGATGCACCGGACGGCCGTTCGCGCGTGTACTACGCCGAGTACTACCCCTATCCCAACCAGCTGACTAGCTGGGTGATCGCCACGCGCGTGGACACCGCGGCCATCACCGCGCCCTTCAACCGCATCCGCTCCGGCATCCTGCTGTTCGCGGTGGTGGCCATACTCGCCAGCCTGTTGCTGGCGCAACTCGGTGCGCGGCGCATCGCCCTGCCGATCACCCAGCTGACGCAGCAGCTGCGCGATTATGCCGGCGGGCGGCGGCGCCGCTCGGTGCCGATGCGCTCCACGCAGGAGATCAACGAGCTGCTGGATGCCTTCGACTACATGGTCGACACCCTGGAACAGGCACGCAGCGAACGCGACCAGGCCGAGTCCATGCTGCTGCAGTCCGCCAAGCTCGCCTCCATCGGCGAGATGGCTGCCGGCATCGGCCACGAGATCAACAACCCGCTGCACAACATCCTCACCCTTGCCAAGCTCATCGAACGTTCGCTGCCCGCCGGCGACCAGGCCACCCGCGAGGATCTCACGGCCCTGACCAACGAGGCCCACCGCGCCTCGCGCATCGTGCGCGGCATCCTCAACTTTGCGCGCCAGGTGCCGCCGCATTACGAACCCACACCCGTGCAGGCACTGGTGGAACACTCCCTGCAGCTGGTGAGCCAGGCGGCTCGCAACCAGGGTGTGCGACTCTCCACGCAGATCGCGTCCGATCTCGTCATCGAGTGCGATCCGCATCAACTGCAGCAGGTGCTCATCAATCTGCTGCTCAACGCCATCCAGGCCAGCAACAGCGGCGACGAGGTGCGCGTCGAGGCCGGGCTGGACGAGGACGGCCGCGTGCGCATCTGTGTCTGCGACCAGGGCACCGGCGTCAAGCCCGAGATCATGGACAAGCTGTTCGACCCCTTCTTCACCACCAAGCCGGTCGGCAAGGGCAGCGGTCTCGGCCTGTCGGTCAGCCTCGGCATCATCGAACATCATGGTGGTACCATACGGCTCGCCAACAACGAACAAGGCGGCCTGACCGTATCCATCGTGTTGCCGCTCACGCCGCACCAGCCCGGAGAGTCGAGTGACTGA
- a CDS encoding lipoprotein, translating into MFPCRAQLAFILLVILLGSLGMLQSCGQTGDLYLPEPEPAQPDNPRGDA; encoded by the coding sequence ATGTTTCCCTGTCGCGCCCAACTCGCCTTCATCCTGCTCGTGATCCTGCTGGGCTCGCTCGGCATGCTGCAGTCCTGCGGCCAGACCGGCGACCTGTACCTGCCGGAACCCGAACCCGCCCAGCCCGACAACCCACGCGGAGACGCCTGA
- the soxY gene encoding thiosulfate oxidation carrier protein SoxY produces MKRRTLLKGTLAAGTVGMAVAAGLVAPRAVLAAWPKEAFEADSMSAAMKGIAGSDQAADGDIDIKAPDIAENGAVVPVTVSTSISGVESISILAAENGNPLTSSYMLGANTEGFVSTRIKMGKTSDVIALVKADGKLYSSRKEVKVTIGGCGG; encoded by the coding sequence ATGAAGCGTAGAACCCTGCTCAAAGGCACCCTGGCCGCCGGTACCGTCGGCATGGCCGTTGCCGCCGGTCTCGTTGCCCCGCGCGCCGTCCTGGCCGCCTGGCCGAAAGAGGCCTTCGAAGCCGACTCCATGAGCGCCGCCATGAAGGGTATTGCCGGCAGCGATCAGGCCGCCGATGGCGACATCGATATCAAGGCCCCGGACATCGCCGAAAACGGCGCCGTCGTGCCGGTCACCGTCTCCACCAGCATCTCCGGTGTCGAGTCGATCAGCATCCTGGCCGCCGAGAACGGCAACCCGCTGACCTCCAGCTACATGCTGGGCGCCAACACCGAAGGCTTCGTCTCTACCCGCATCAAGATGGGCAAGACCTCCGACGTGATCGCCCTGGTCAAGGCCGACGGCAAGCTGTACAGCTCGCGTAAGGAAGTCAAGGTCACCATCGGTGGCTGTGGCGGTTAA
- a CDS encoding cation/multidrug efflux pump: protein MHLLILILGGLGLLFVLLALRRLRRREFLRAGTRGAAGVLFLALAALSGSLALNLLTYQRLAHEQPVATLSFNRMGMDQYQVLLRTPDGQARLFTLAGDEWQLDARVLKWHGLANLLGLDAQYRLERISGRYRDVDQARAAAPSLYGLAEPQGLDVWTLTQQHPRWLPWVDAVYGSATYLPMVHGARYEVRLTQSGLVARPANAAAEQAVGQWRD, encoded by the coding sequence ATGCACCTGCTGATCCTCATCCTCGGCGGGCTCGGCCTGCTGTTCGTCCTGCTGGCCCTGCGCCGCCTGCGTCGTCGCGAGTTCCTGCGGGCCGGCACGCGTGGCGCCGCCGGCGTCCTGTTTCTCGCCCTGGCCGCCCTGTCGGGGTCGCTGGCGCTCAACCTGCTCACCTACCAGCGTCTGGCCCACGAACAACCCGTGGCCACCCTGTCCTTCAACCGCATGGGCATGGATCAGTACCAGGTCCTGCTGCGCACGCCGGACGGGCAGGCCCGGCTCTTCACCCTGGCGGGCGACGAGTGGCAGCTGGACGCCCGCGTGCTCAAGTGGCACGGGCTGGCCAACCTGCTCGGGTTGGACGCGCAGTACCGGCTGGAGCGCATCAGCGGCCGCTACCGTGACGTGGATCAGGCCCGCGCCGCCGCCCCCAGCCTCTACGGCCTGGCCGAGCCACAGGGCCTGGACGTGTGGACGCTGACCCAGCAGCACCCCCGCTGGCTGCCCTGGGTGGACGCCGTCTACGGCAGCGCCACCTACCTGCCCATGGTGCACGGGGCACGCTACGAGGTGCGCCTGACCCAGTCCGGTCTCGTCGCCCGGCCGGCCAACGCGGCCGCCGAACAGGCCGTGGGGCAGTGGCGGGACTGA
- the soxZ gene encoding thiosulfate oxidation carrier complex protein SoxZ, with protein MSSIKVRAQAAGGSTTVKCLISHPMETGQRKDSKTGKMIPAHFIQEVNAEHNGNNVLTALWGPAISKNPYLSFKFSGGNKGDTLKISWVDNEGKTDSVETKIS; from the coding sequence ATGTCTTCGATTAAAGTTCGTGCCCAGGCCGCCGGTGGTTCCACTACCGTGAAGTGCCTGATCAGCCATCCGATGGAAACCGGTCAGCGCAAAGACAGCAAGACCGGCAAGATGATCCCGGCCCACTTCATCCAGGAAGTGAATGCCGAGCACAACGGCAACAACGTGCTCACCGCCCTGTGGGGTCCGGCCATCTCCAAGAACCCCTACCTCTCGTTCAAGTTCTCCGGCGGCAACAAGGGTGACACCCTGAAGATCAGCTGGGTGGACAACGAAGGTAAGACCGATTCCGTGGAAACCAAGATTTCCTGA
- the lysA gene encoding diaminopimelate decarboxylase, with product MDFFNYRNGELHAEDVPVAQLAETHGTPLYVYSRATIERHWHAFNDAFGDHPHLICYAVKANSNLAVLNLMARMGSGFDIVSVGELERVLRAGGDPGRVVFSGVGKKADEMRRALEVGIRCFNVESEAELLRLNAVAGEMGRVAPVSIRVNPDVDAKTHPYISTGLKENKFGIAIDAAERVYREAAALPHLAVTGIDCHIGSQLTSVEPFLDALDRVIALADRLKAAGIPIHHLDLGGGLGIRYRDETPPEPADYVKAMFARCKDCDYEILLEPGRAIMGNAGILVTRVEYIKPTEHKGFAVVDAAMNDLMRPALYQAWQAIVPVVEGGRGEARVYDVVGPVCETGDFLGKDRELAIEEGDLLAVRSSGAYGFSMSSNYNTRPRAAEVMVDGATVHVVRERESLDTLLAGESVLP from the coding sequence GTGGATTTCTTCAATTATCGCAACGGCGAACTGCACGCCGAGGACGTCCCGGTCGCGCAGCTCGCCGAGACGCATGGCACGCCGCTGTACGTCTACTCGCGCGCCACCATCGAGCGCCACTGGCATGCCTTCAACGACGCCTTCGGCGATCACCCCCACCTGATCTGCTATGCAGTGAAGGCCAACTCCAACCTCGCCGTGCTGAATCTGATGGCGCGCATGGGCTCGGGTTTCGACATCGTCTCGGTGGGCGAGCTCGAGCGGGTGCTGAGGGCCGGCGGCGACCCGGGCCGGGTGGTGTTCTCGGGCGTGGGTAAGAAGGCCGACGAGATGCGCCGCGCGCTGGAGGTCGGCATCCGCTGCTTCAACGTCGAGTCGGAGGCCGAGCTGTTGCGCCTGAACGCGGTGGCCGGCGAGATGGGCCGGGTCGCGCCGGTGTCCATCCGCGTGAACCCGGACGTGGACGCCAAGACCCATCCCTACATCTCCACCGGTCTCAAGGAGAACAAGTTCGGCATCGCCATCGACGCGGCAGAGCGCGTCTACCGGGAGGCGGCCGCACTGCCGCATCTCGCGGTCACGGGCATCGACTGTCACATCGGCTCGCAGCTCACCTCGGTGGAGCCCTTCCTCGATGCGCTGGACCGCGTCATCGCCCTGGCCGACCGCCTAAAGGCCGCCGGCATCCCGATCCATCACCTGGACCTGGGGGGCGGGCTCGGCATCCGCTACCGCGACGAGACGCCGCCGGAGCCGGCCGACTACGTGAAGGCCATGTTCGCGCGCTGCAAGGACTGCGACTACGAGATCCTGCTCGAACCGGGCCGCGCCATCATGGGCAACGCCGGCATCCTGGTCACGCGCGTGGAATACATCAAGCCCACCGAACACAAGGGCTTCGCCGTGGTGGATGCGGCCATGAACGACCTCATGCGTCCCGCACTCTACCAGGCCTGGCAGGCCATCGTGCCGGTGGTCGAGGGCGGACGGGGCGAGGCGCGCGTGTATGACGTGGTCGGTCCCGTGTGCGAGACCGGCGACTTCCTCGGCAAGGACCGCGAGCTCGCCATCGAGGAGGGCGACCTGCTGGCCGTGCGCTCCTCCGGCGCCTACGGCTTCTCCATGAGCTCCAACTACAACACCCGCCCGCGTGCCGCCGAGGTGATGGTGGACGGCGCAACCGTGCACGTGGTGCGCGAGCGCGAGTCCCTGGACACCCTGCTGGCCGGGGAATCCGTCCTGCCCTGA
- a CDS encoding L-serine ammonia-lyase, translated as MFISTLELFKIGIGPSSSHTMGPMVAARAFREAVAGHLVAAEAVQTFAMRCILKGSLAYTGKGHATDRAVTLGLHGHDPEGVAETDVDALVGELWQQDAIEIDSHRVGFLPERDILFDRGQPLPEHPNGMIFELVNNAGEIVLTQTRFSIGGGFIATPEEVARLAAPLRSSASDRCPYGFATANEMLAMAEAGGLSIAAMKRANELACREGPATDAQLDARLDAIWAAMRRCVENGLAAEGILPGGLEIRRRARHLALDLRAHPQGAGVNDWLIAYAMAVNEENAAGHLVVTAPTNGAAGVIPAVLYHLVGHEGGSPEQVRDFLLTAAAIGGIIKHNSSISGAEVGCQGEVGSAAAMAAAGLCAARGGSAPQIEKAAEMALEHHLGMTCDPVKGLVQVPCIERNGFGAIKAYAAASLALRETGQHFMPLDNCIAAMKRTGQEMSEKYKETSLGGLAVSITEC; from the coding sequence ATGTTCATCAGCACCCTCGAGCTCTTCAAGATCGGCATCGGCCCCTCCAGCTCGCACACCATGGGCCCGATGGTCGCGGCGCGGGCGTTCCGCGAGGCCGTGGCCGGGCATCTGGTCGCGGCGGAAGCGGTGCAGACATTCGCCATGCGCTGCATCCTCAAGGGCTCGCTCGCCTATACCGGCAAGGGGCATGCCACCGACCGTGCCGTCACCCTCGGCCTGCATGGGCACGATCCCGAAGGCGTGGCCGAGACGGACGTGGACGCCCTGGTCGGTGAGCTGTGGCAGCAGGATGCCATCGAGATCGATAGCCACCGCGTCGGCTTCCTGCCCGAACGTGACATCCTCTTCGACCGCGGCCAGCCCCTGCCCGAGCATCCCAACGGCATGATCTTCGAGCTGGTGAACAACGCCGGCGAGATCGTCCTCACGCAGACGCGGTTTTCCATCGGCGGCGGTTTCATCGCCACGCCCGAGGAGGTCGCCCGGCTGGCCGCACCGCTGCGTTCCTCGGCCAGCGACCGCTGTCCCTACGGCTTTGCCACGGCCAACGAGATGCTGGCCATGGCCGAGGCCGGCGGCCTGTCCATCGCCGCGATGAAGCGCGCGAACGAGCTGGCCTGCCGCGAGGGGCCGGCCACGGATGCGCAGCTGGATGCCCGGCTCGATGCGATCTGGGCGGCCATGCGCCGCTGCGTGGAGAACGGCCTGGCCGCCGAGGGCATCCTGCCCGGCGGGCTGGAGATCCGCCGTCGCGCGCGGCACCTGGCCCTGGACCTGCGCGCCCACCCGCAGGGTGCGGGGGTGAACGACTGGCTGATCGCCTATGCCATGGCCGTGAACGAGGAGAACGCGGCCGGCCACCTGGTGGTCACCGCCCCCACCAACGGCGCGGCCGGCGTGATCCCCGCCGTGCTCTACCACCTGGTCGGACACGAGGGCGGCAGCCCGGAACAGGTGCGCGACTTCCTGCTCACCGCGGCCGCCATCGGCGGCATCATCAAGCACAACAGCTCCATCTCCGGTGCCGAGGTCGGCTGTCAGGGCGAGGTCGGTTCCGCCGCCGCCATGGCCGCGGCGGGGCTGTGCGCGGCGCGTGGCGGCAGCGCGCCGCAGATCGAGAAGGCCGCCGAGATGGCGCTGGAGCATCACCTCGGCATGACCTGCGACCCGGTCAAGGGCCTGGTGCAGGTGCCCTGCATCGAGCGCAACGGCTTCGGCGCGATCAAGGCCTACGCCGCCGCCTCCCTGGCCCTGCGCGAGACCGGCCAGCACTTCATGCCGCTGGACAACTGCATCGCCGCCATGAAACGCACCGGCCAGGAGATGTCGGAGAAGTACAAGGAGACCTCGCTGGGCGGGCTGGCGGTGAGCATCACCGAATGCTGA
- a CDS encoding DUF1289 domain-containing protein: protein MAAVSTPCIQVCELGEDERCIGCGRSLAELAAWTRMTEAERRQVMQRLQAEGYPRRPAATD from the coding sequence ATGGCCGCGGTCAGCACGCCCTGCATCCAGGTCTGCGAACTCGGCGAGGACGAGCGCTGCATCGGCTGCGGCCGCAGCCTGGCCGAGCTCGCCGCCTGGACGCGCATGACCGAGGCCGAGCGCCGGCAGGTGATGCAGCGCCTGCAGGCCGAGGGTTACCCGCGACGGCCCGCCGCCACCGACTGA
- a CDS encoding VOC family protein, whose product MKPRISFITLGVDDLERALRFYRDGLGLPTKGIVGNEYEHGAVVFIDMQPGLVLALWPRESLAQDNGLPLAPPAPTDGMLANNVASRAEVDAVMAEAEAAGARLVKAPHETFWGGYAGTFQDPDGHLWEVVWNPAFPLPDEA is encoded by the coding sequence ATGAAACCACGCATCAGCTTCATCACCCTGGGCGTCGACGACCTGGAGCGCGCCCTGCGCTTCTACCGCGACGGCCTGGGCTTGCCCACCAAGGGCATCGTCGGCAACGAGTACGAACACGGCGCGGTGGTGTTCATCGACATGCAGCCCGGGCTCGTGCTCGCCCTCTGGCCGCGGGAAAGTCTGGCGCAGGACAACGGCCTGCCCCTCGCCCCGCCGGCCCCCACCGACGGCATGCTGGCCAACAATGTCGCCAGCCGGGCCGAAGTCGATGCGGTGATGGCCGAGGCCGAGGCCGCCGGGGCGCGCTTGGTGAAGGCCCCGCACGAGACCTTCTGGGGCGGTTACGCCGGCACCTTCCAGGACCCCGACGGGCATCTCTGGGAGGTGGTCTGGAACCCGGCCTTCCCGCTGCCGGACGAGGCCTGA